A stretch of the Bacillus anthracis str. Vollum genome encodes the following:
- a CDS encoding NADH-quinone oxidoreductase subunit M, with the protein MNDLLLTFFIFSPLLGILLLALTPKKESRTVRALGLFGTVLPFGMAIVLACTYASGRDLSLFDEKVKWIKFGDFAAVDKRWFSIYYELGIDGLSLVMMVLTALLAMLAAFTIKRNLKAFYMLLLMLEIGMLGVFAAQNLMLFFIFFEITLPPMFLLIGKWGKLSSEKAAYSYLIYNGIGSAILLIVFSVLFAKTGTTNITELKEILASVGAGGGMVVPSSLQFGLFLAIMIAFAIKLPVFPLHRWMVNVHIEAHPAVVMLHAGVLLKIGAYGIIRFGQGLFPEYFREFATLIAILGVINLLYGAFLALIQTDFRKVLAYSSISHMGIVLMGLAALNAPGTQGALFQVVSHGLIAALLFFLLGVIEQRFGTSDITALGGLAKSVPVLSGFFLAGGMASLGLPGMSGFVSEFLAFLGLFQGEPVIAAAGVLGIILTAVYVLRATLQVTFGKKEWEAKADIHGWEYVPILLLIFCIIAIGVMPEILGDPLQNTLKTLGVK; encoded by the coding sequence CGAGCGCTCGGTTTATTTGGAACAGTGCTTCCATTTGGAATGGCTATCGTCCTCGCTTGTACATATGCTTCTGGAAGGGATTTGTCTCTATTTGATGAAAAAGTGAAATGGATTAAATTCGGGGATTTTGCAGCGGTAGATAAAAGGTGGTTTTCCATTTATTACGAACTTGGTATAGATGGTTTATCGCTCGTTATGATGGTGCTGACGGCCCTTCTAGCGATGCTTGCAGCATTTACAATTAAAAGAAATTTGAAAGCATTTTATATGCTGTTACTCATGTTAGAAATAGGGATGCTCGGCGTCTTCGCTGCTCAAAATTTAATGTTGTTCTTTATCTTCTTTGAAATTACATTGCCGCCGATGTTTTTATTAATTGGGAAGTGGGGGAAATTGTCGAGTGAAAAGGCTGCTTATAGTTATTTAATATATAACGGTATTGGCTCCGCTATTTTACTCATCGTTTTCTCGGTTTTATTTGCGAAAACAGGTACAACAAATATTACAGAACTGAAAGAAATATTAGCGAGTGTAGGTGCTGGGGGAGGAATGGTTGTCCCAAGTAGCTTACAGTTCGGCTTGTTTCTTGCCATAATGATTGCTTTCGCAATTAAATTACCCGTTTTCCCGTTACATCGCTGGATGGTCAATGTACATATTGAAGCGCATCCGGCTGTAGTAATGCTTCATGCAGGTGTTTTACTGAAGATTGGAGCGTACGGTATAATTCGCTTCGGGCAGGGGCTATTCCCGGAATACTTTCGCGAGTTTGCAACGCTCATTGCGATTTTAGGGGTTATCAATTTATTGTACGGAGCCTTCTTAGCGCTCATTCAAACAGACTTTCGGAAGGTGCTTGCTTATTCTAGTATTTCGCATATGGGTATTGTATTAATGGGCCTTGCGGCGTTAAATGCACCAGGTACACAAGGGGCACTATTCCAAGTTGTGTCGCATGGCTTAATTGCAGCCTTACTCTTTTTCTTACTTGGTGTTATAGAACAGCGTTTTGGAACGTCGGATATTACAGCGCTTGGCGGACTTGCAAAAAGTGTACCAGTACTTAGCGGTTTCTTCTTAGCGGGAGGAATGGCATCGCTTGGATTGCCGGGAATGTCTGGATTTGTTAGCGAGTTTCTTGCCTTTCTCGGTTTATTCCAAGGAGAGCCAGTCATTGCTGCGGCCGGAGTACTTGGCATCATTTTAACAGCTGTATACGTATTAAGAGCAACACTGCAAGTAACATTTGGTAAGAAAGAGTGGGAAGCGAAAGCTGATATACACGGATGGGAGTATGTTCCTATCTTGCTACTTATCTTCTGCATTATTGCAATTGGCGTAATGCCAGAAATACTAGGGGATCCGCTTCAAAATACATTGAAAACATTGGGGGTGAAGTAG